One Vicia villosa cultivar HV-30 ecotype Madison, WI unplaced genomic scaffold, Vvil1.0 ctg.001291F_1_1, whole genome shotgun sequence DNA segment encodes these proteins:
- the LOC131634431 gene encoding transcription factor BIM2-like, which yields MARFCKGNQDEERLDDDDQDLYTVNTSSALNINNNNSNVKVDETGRGKRANPHRSKHSETEQRRRSKINERFQVLRELIPQNDQKRDKASFLLEVIEYIQFLQEKLQIYEQSYEGWSQEPSKLIPWRNHHGPAENTIDPSRAIQNGSIHETPNNVSLSLPKNVQNPIEPDPSTTIQKGCTPGSSGETVPLTMQMRLDMFDPVVSSGMVTQQMLELPVSNAGMASNLQPQVWLSKPNKDDYVVPDNTLKEEEELKIDSGSESDSISSAYSQRILGTLTQALQSSGVDLLQTSVSVQIDVGRRANTGSAPCQYGSKGHENQYMSNQAMTCDYFSEDSEQSPKRFRREAS from the exons atggCTAGGTTTTGTAAAGGCAATCAAGATGAAGAACGGTTGGACGATGATGATCAAGACCTCTATACTGTCAACACTTCTTCCGCTctcaatatcaacaacaacaacagcaatg TGAAGGTGGATGAAACTGGTAGAGGTAAAAGAGCGAACCCTCATCGTTCTAAGCATTCTGAGACTGAGCAGCGTAGAAGAAGCAAAATTAACGAAAg ATTTCAGGTTCTGAGAGAACTTATACCTCAAAATGATCAAAAAAGAGATAAAGCTTCTTTTTTGTTGGAG GTTATTGAATACATTCAGTTCCTACAGGAAAAGTTACAAATTTATGAACAATCTTATGAAGGATGGAGTCAGGAGCCAAGCAAATTAATTCCATGG AGAAATCATCACGGACCTGCCGAAAATACTATAGATCCTTCTCGAGCTATTCAAAATGGGTCTATTCATGAAACACCTAACAACGTCTCTCTGTCATTGCCTAAAAACGTACAGAACCCAATAGAACCTGACCCCTCCACAACTATTCAGAAGGGTTGCACCCCTGGTTCATCCGGAGAAACAGTTCCCTTGACAATGCAAATGCGATTGGACATGTTTGATCCGGTTGTTAGCAGTGGTATGGTGACTCAACAGATGCTGGAGTTGCCTGTATCTAATGCTGGCATGGCTTCGAATCTCCAGCCTCAAGTATGGCTAAGCAAACCAAACAAGGACGACTACGTTGTTCCAGATAATACATTGAAGGAAGAAGAGGAGCTGAAAATTGATAGTGGGTCAGAGTCAGATAGCATCTCAAGTGCCTACTCTCAAAG AATATTAGGTACTCTCACCCAAGCGCTGCAATCTTCGGGTGTAGATTTGTTGCAGACCAGTGTTTCGGTGCAAATTGATGTTGGTAGACGAGCAAATACTGGGTCAGCCCCTTGCCAATATGGCTCAAAG gGTCATGAAAATCAGTATATGAGCAATCAAGCAATGACATGTGATTACTTCAGTGAGGATTCTGAACAAAGTCCAAAGAGGTTCAGACGAGAAGCTAGCTAG